Proteins encoded by one window of Babylonia areolata isolate BAREFJ2019XMU chromosome 8, ASM4173473v1, whole genome shotgun sequence:
- the LOC143284599 gene encoding translation initiation factor eIF2 assembly protein-like isoform X2, producing MKVEDVMRCSFSTWYETFEDVTLKSIILPIPKEFLDYLHADSVVLPEGSHQGAYSSSIPDDSEDEEAVDWTSSADCKEAKMPDCAGFLQQVDTAIRQLGGTVFPKLNWSSPQDASWVSLNNSLQCCHASDVCLLLKSSNFIAHDLSQPFIHCEDRELASKDVVIQHDLVLRRWADINNSHEFRCFVRHGKLIGICPRNHSKFFQHIVDSRPEIQEDIEEFFEEVVDGNFTMEPGSYTFDVWRRKKNEVVLIDFNPYGPVTDALLFDWNELTAYNESDGLTFRIVESENGVQPSILSQFGMPTDFVDLATGQDPFKLMDLMKLGQLQGQDDSSSSEEEEDRNGEAWTDCATDR from the exons ATGAAAGTGGAAGATGTGATGCGATGCAGTTTTTCAACGTGGTATGAAACGTTTGAGGATGTCACGCTTAAGAG CATAATATTGCCCATTCCCAAAGAGTTTCTGGACTACCTTCATGCCGATTCAGTTGTCCTTCCTGAAGG ATCCCACCAAGGGGCATACTCAAGCAGCATTCCAGATGACAGCGAAGATGAAGAAgca GTGGACTGGACATCCAGTGCAGACTGTAAAGAAGCCaag ATGCCGGACTGTGCGGGGTTCCTGCAGCAGGTGGACACAGCCATCAGACAGCTGGGCGGGACAGTCTTCCCCAAACTGAACTGGAGCTCTCCACAG gacGCCAGCTGGGTGTCACTGAACAATTCCCTGCAGTGTTGCCACGCCAGTGATGTGTGTCTTCTGTTGAAGAGCTCCAACTTCATCGCTCATGATTTGTCACAGCC ATTCATACACTGTGAGGACAGAGAGCTGGCGTCAAAGGACGTAGTGATTCAGCATGACCTAGTGCTGCGTCGCTGGGCTGACATCAACAACAGCCATGAATTTCGCTGTTTTGTGCGCCATGGGAAACTGATAG GAATCTGCCCGAGAAACCACTCCAAGTTTTTCCAGCACATTGTGGACAGCCGGCCAGAGATCCAGGAGGACATTGAAGAGTTCTTTGAGGAGGTGGTGGATGGGAACTTCACCATGGAACCTGGCTCTT ATACTTTTGATGTatggagaaggaagaag AATGAAGTGGTGTTGATAGACTTCAACCCCTATGGCCCTGTCACCGATGCCTTGCTCTTCGACTGGAACGAGCTGACTGCCTACAATGAGTCAGAT ggacTGACGTTCCGTATTGTGGAGAGTGAGAATGGCGTACAGCCCAGCATCCTGTCTCAGTTTGGCATGCCCACAGACTTTGTCGACCTGGCCACAGGGCAAGATCCTTTCAAACTCATGGACCTCATGAAACTG GGTCAGCTTCAAGGCCAAGATGATTCATCGtcatcagaggaggaggaggacagaaatGGCGAAGCATGGACTGACTGTGCAAccgacag gtag
- the LOC143284599 gene encoding translation initiation factor eIF2 assembly protein-like isoform X1, with product MKVEDVMRCSFSTWYETFEDVTLKSIILPIPKEFLDYLHADSVVLPEGSHQGAYSSSIPDDSEDEEAVDWTSSADCKEAKMPDCAGFLQQVDTAIRQLGGTVFPKLNWSSPQDASWVSLNNSLQCCHASDVCLLLKSSNFIAHDLSQPFIHCEDRELASKDVVIQHDLVLRRWADINNSHEFRCFVRHGKLIGICPRNHSKFFQHIVDSRPEIQEDIEEFFEEVVDGNFTMEPGSYTFDVWRRKKNEVVLIDFNPYGPVTDALLFDWNELTAYNESDGLTFRIVESENGVQPSILSQFGMPTDFVDLATGQDPFKLMDLMKLGQLQGQDDSSSSEEEEDRNGEAWTDCATDR from the exons ATGAAAGTGGAAGATGTGATGCGATGCAGTTTTTCAACGTGGTATGAAACGTTTGAGGATGTCACGCTTAAGAG CATAATATTGCCCATTCCCAAAGAGTTTCTGGACTACCTTCATGCCGATTCAGTTGTCCTTCCTGAAGG ATCCCACCAAGGGGCATACTCAAGCAGCATTCCAGATGACAGCGAAGATGAAGAAgca GTGGACTGGACATCCAGTGCAGACTGTAAAGAAGCCaag ATGCCGGACTGTGCGGGGTTCCTGCAGCAGGTGGACACAGCCATCAGACAGCTGGGCGGGACAGTCTTCCCCAAACTGAACTGGAGCTCTCCACAG gacGCCAGCTGGGTGTCACTGAACAATTCCCTGCAGTGTTGCCACGCCAGTGATGTGTGTCTTCTGTTGAAGAGCTCCAACTTCATCGCTCATGATTTGTCACAGCC ATTCATACACTGTGAGGACAGAGAGCTGGCGTCAAAGGACGTAGTGATTCAGCATGACCTAGTGCTGCGTCGCTGGGCTGACATCAACAACAGCCATGAATTTCGCTGTTTTGTGCGCCATGGGAAACTGATAG GAATCTGCCCGAGAAACCACTCCAAGTTTTTCCAGCACATTGTGGACAGCCGGCCAGAGATCCAGGAGGACATTGAAGAGTTCTTTGAGGAGGTGGTGGATGGGAACTTCACCATGGAACCTGGCTCTT ATACTTTTGATGTatggagaaggaagaag AATGAAGTGGTGTTGATAGACTTCAACCCCTATGGCCCTGTCACCGATGCCTTGCTCTTCGACTGGAACGAGCTGACTGCCTACAATGAGTCAGAT ggacTGACGTTCCGTATTGTGGAGAGTGAGAATGGCGTACAGCCCAGCATCCTGTCTCAGTTTGGCATGCCCACAGACTTTGTCGACCTGGCCACAGGGCAAGATCCTTTCAAACTCATGGACCTCATGAAACTG GGTCAGCTTCAAGGCCAAGATGATTCATCGtcatcagaggaggaggaggacagaaatGGCGAAGCATGGACTGACTGTGCAAccgacaggtag